Proteins encoded in a region of the Streptomyces violaceoruber genome:
- a CDS encoding phage tail protein — MTRKDPGSSIWFSLAIDGESLGYFNGCEGLSTQVEVEQRQEGGNNGFVWQLPTRVTYSNIRLTRPLTPDTAKVAKWISSVQTGIQRPTAQISALRADGSLVARWGLIDVLPVSWQGPSLDPGSASVANEVLEIAHHGFTD; from the coding sequence ATGACCCGTAAGGACCCGGGCTCTTCCATCTGGTTCAGCCTCGCCATCGACGGCGAGAGCCTCGGCTACTTCAACGGGTGCGAGGGCCTGTCGACCCAGGTGGAGGTGGAACAGCGCCAGGAGGGCGGCAACAACGGCTTCGTCTGGCAGCTGCCCACCCGCGTCACCTACTCCAACATCCGGCTGACCCGCCCCCTCACCCCGGACACGGCGAAGGTCGCCAAGTGGATCTCGTCCGTGCAGACCGGCATCCAGCGGCCCACCGCGCAGATCTCCGCCCTGCGCGCGGACGGGTCGCTGGTCGCCCGCTGGGGGCTGATCGACGTCCTGCCCGTCAGCTGGCAGGGCCCCAGCCTCGACCCCGGCAGCGCGTCCGTGGCCAACGAGGTCCTGGAGATAGCCCACCACGGGTTCACGGACTGA
- a CDS encoding phage tail protein — MSLPKPEDVLVAPNFGIQIDGVMVEYLNSVSNLQIEQDVIRYQQNQGTTGRNNVTLMPGVAKDGSVQVERGMSQSSVFTQWINDSMAGRMATARKNATIIVMDYEDNPVKRWNLRNAWCSKVVAGTLKAGDTNALTETITIVFEELVVE, encoded by the coding sequence ATGTCTCTCCCCAAACCCGAAGACGTACTCGTCGCACCGAATTTCGGCATCCAGATCGACGGTGTGATGGTCGAGTACCTCAACTCGGTCTCCAACCTGCAGATCGAGCAGGACGTCATCAGGTACCAGCAGAACCAGGGCACGACCGGCCGCAACAACGTCACCCTGATGCCGGGTGTGGCCAAGGACGGCTCGGTCCAGGTCGAACGCGGTATGAGCCAGTCGTCGGTGTTCACCCAGTGGATCAACGACTCCATGGCGGGCCGGATGGCCACCGCCCGCAAGAACGCCACGATCATCGTGATGGACTACGAGGACAACCCGGTCAAGCGCTGGAACCTGCGCAACGCCTGGTGCAGCAAGGTCGTGGCGGGCACCCTGAAGGCGGGTGACACCAACGCGCTCACCGAGACCATCACCATCGTGTTCGAAGAACTGGTCGTCGAGTAA
- a CDS encoding RICIN domain-containing protein — protein sequence MSLWTSLEPASATVDPGSSTRVRLRVRNTGDVVDEYRFEPVGDVAPWTTVEPQTLRLYPGTTGTVELTFAPPRTSDAVAGPNPYAVRILPTEHPDAVTVPEGNLTITAFTEVRAELVPPTVKGRFRGRPRLAVDNLGNTKVTASIAGSDHGDHLSYEVRPGNVQIEPGRAAFVETTLKPKRIIWFGAKEERPYTLAVRRSGVDPTEIEGTYVQRGFLPRWLATFFGIFLALAIAFVMIWIAYKPQVRTSATEQTEQAGVALAPSPSATPETLPSSAESAPVEQPQVQQPPGTQEPEKDKGDGDGGDKGGGGEAKKPAKPAAKPVVPAQNILLRNTTSHMCAELPGREKGELDGPVQQAVCDDTDGDNQIWNLEVKYAKAGPGGTDLFQIRNIKDQYCMDLPYHGAVAVGTPVTEFKCDSTSATDNQFWWVDKQESGAYWIRNFSSNQKCLGVEGANGGALFSKMVLDNCSNVDDQEWEIIHPKKG from the coding sequence GTGAGCCTGTGGACTTCCCTGGAGCCCGCGTCCGCGACTGTGGACCCCGGCAGTAGTACGCGTGTGCGCCTGAGGGTGCGTAATACCGGTGACGTGGTGGATGAGTACCGGTTCGAGCCAGTGGGGGATGTGGCTCCCTGGACGACGGTGGAGCCGCAGACGCTGCGGTTGTATCCGGGGACGACGGGGACGGTGGAGCTGACGTTCGCTCCTCCCCGTACGTCTGATGCGGTGGCGGGGCCGAATCCGTATGCGGTGCGGATTCTTCCGACGGAGCATCCGGATGCGGTGACGGTTCCGGAGGGGAACCTGACGATCACGGCGTTCACCGAGGTGCGGGCCGAGTTGGTGCCGCCGACGGTGAAGGGCCGGTTCCGGGGCCGGCCGCGGCTCGCCGTGGACAACCTGGGCAATACGAAGGTGACGGCGTCGATCGCGGGCAGTGATCATGGTGATCATCTGTCGTACGAGGTGCGGCCGGGGAATGTGCAGATCGAGCCGGGTCGTGCGGCGTTCGTGGAGACGACGCTGAAGCCGAAGCGGATCATCTGGTTCGGTGCGAAGGAGGAGCGGCCGTACACGCTGGCCGTGCGGCGGTCCGGGGTTGATCCGACGGAGATCGAGGGGACCTATGTCCAGCGCGGGTTCCTGCCGCGTTGGCTGGCGACGTTCTTCGGGATCTTCCTGGCGTTGGCGATCGCGTTCGTGATGATCTGGATCGCGTACAAGCCGCAGGTCCGTACGAGTGCGACGGAGCAGACCGAGCAGGCGGGTGTGGCGCTGGCGCCCAGTCCGAGCGCGACTCCGGAGACGCTCCCCAGCAGTGCCGAGTCCGCGCCCGTCGAGCAGCCGCAGGTGCAGCAGCCGCCGGGCACCCAGGAGCCGGAGAAGGACAAGGGCGACGGCGACGGCGGCGACAAGGGCGGCGGCGGGGAGGCCAAGAAGCCCGCCAAGCCGGCCGCGAAGCCGGTGGTTCCCGCCCAGAACATCCTGCTGCGGAACACCACCAGCCACATGTGCGCCGAACTCCCCGGACGGGAGAAGGGCGAGCTCGACGGACCCGTCCAGCAGGCCGTCTGCGACGACACCGACGGGGACAACCAGATCTGGAACCTCGAGGTGAAGTACGCGAAGGCCGGTCCCGGCGGGACGGACCTCTTCCAGATCCGGAACATCAAGGACCAGTACTGCATGGACCTGCCCTACCACGGTGCCGTTGCCGTGGGGACGCCCGTCACCGAGTTCAAGTGCGACAGCACCAGCGCGACCGACAACCAGTTCTGGTGGGTCGACAAGCAGGAGAGCGGGGCCTACTGGATCCGCAACTTCTCCAGCAACCAGAAGTGCCTCGGCGTCGAGGGCGCGAACGGCGGCGCCCTCTTCTCCAAGATGGTGCTCGACAACTGCAGCAACGTCGACGACCAGGAGTGGGAGATCATCCACCCGAAGAAGGGCTGA
- a CDS encoding VgrG-related protein: MVRPSFSSIVEVKIGGAKLPDTIAPMLTDGWVDQGVNVPAAFRLTFRDPYHRLLGDLNVQFGTKVVITPIADGQGKNNPLLTGEVTGLETDYDGTGSFTVIRGYDYGHRLMRQRRVAAYRNQKASDIARKLVQMDGVSVGRIQPTKGTYAFIAQPNVTDWDFLARLADENKMIMYLDSKGKFRFVTPKPSAGAPSPNTDGDQSAFVLQAGHDILRLRAAVTAADQIGKVESRGWNVTTKKKITEIAPATTDPGISIKWTPGTAAGKFKPGKLVETANPYDKQDEVQNAAKALASDVTASFSELEVAANGHPDLRPGVPVALSDVGTPFEGKYTVTSVRHHFGDGVAYESWITVSGRQWRSLYGLASGGGGGSDPASATRLPSVANAIVTDVQDPLKQGRVKLQFPWLDDTYVSDWARSVQMGGVAGGGIFPMDVGDEVLVAFDRGALDHPFVIGGLYNGRDVPTKSDVPLHDGLKKKAVRHTLSDRQGNRVDLLSQRTGGRKQGVRIASGNDKLTINLDRTKTEITVDSKGSVSITGSRSVSVDAGTDLSLSARRSLTIKSGGPLSIQGGSTINMRSGGLVGVNAGGALNLGAGGAATLSAGAATTISGTVNVQINSVMTRVIGATFEVKTPIFKVATIPVPGL; the protein is encoded by the coding sequence ATGGTGCGTCCCTCCTTCTCCAGCATCGTCGAGGTGAAGATCGGTGGCGCCAAGCTGCCCGACACCATCGCCCCGATGCTCACCGACGGCTGGGTCGACCAGGGCGTCAACGTGCCGGCGGCCTTCCGGCTCACCTTCCGCGACCCCTACCACCGGCTCCTCGGCGACCTGAACGTGCAGTTCGGCACCAAGGTGGTCATCACGCCGATCGCCGACGGGCAGGGCAAGAACAACCCGCTGCTGACCGGTGAGGTCACCGGCCTGGAGACCGACTACGACGGCACCGGCAGTTTCACCGTCATCCGCGGCTACGACTACGGGCACCGGCTGATGCGCCAGCGCCGCGTGGCCGCGTACCGCAACCAGAAGGCCTCCGACATCGCCCGCAAGCTCGTCCAGATGGACGGCGTCTCCGTCGGCCGCATCCAGCCGACCAAGGGCACCTACGCGTTCATCGCCCAGCCCAACGTCACCGACTGGGACTTCCTCGCCCGGCTCGCCGACGAGAACAAGATGATCATGTACCTGGACTCCAAGGGGAAGTTCCGGTTCGTCACGCCCAAGCCGTCGGCCGGGGCTCCCTCGCCGAACACGGACGGCGACCAGAGCGCCTTCGTCCTCCAGGCCGGCCACGACATCCTGCGGCTGCGGGCCGCCGTCACCGCCGCCGACCAGATCGGCAAGGTCGAGTCGCGCGGCTGGAACGTCACTACCAAGAAGAAGATCACCGAAATAGCGCCGGCCACCACCGACCCCGGCATCAGCATCAAGTGGACGCCCGGCACGGCCGCCGGCAAGTTCAAGCCCGGCAAACTCGTCGAGACCGCCAACCCGTACGACAAGCAGGACGAGGTGCAGAACGCCGCGAAGGCCCTGGCCTCCGACGTCACCGCCTCCTTCTCCGAGTTGGAGGTCGCCGCCAACGGCCACCCCGACCTGCGGCCCGGCGTCCCCGTCGCGCTCTCGGACGTCGGCACCCCCTTCGAGGGCAAGTACACCGTCACCTCCGTACGCCACCACTTCGGCGACGGCGTCGCCTACGAGTCCTGGATCACGGTCAGCGGACGCCAGTGGCGTTCCCTGTACGGGCTCGCCTCGGGCGGCGGCGGCGGCTCGGACCCGGCGAGCGCCACCCGGCTGCCCAGCGTCGCCAACGCCATCGTCACCGACGTGCAGGACCCCCTCAAGCAGGGCAGGGTCAAGCTGCAGTTCCCGTGGCTGGACGACACCTACGTCAGCGACTGGGCGCGCAGCGTCCAGATGGGCGGCGTGGCGGGCGGCGGCATCTTCCCGATGGACGTCGGCGACGAGGTGCTGGTCGCCTTCGACCGGGGGGCGCTGGACCACCCGTTCGTGATCGGCGGCCTCTACAACGGCCGGGACGTGCCGACCAAGAGCGACGTGCCGCTGCACGACGGCCTGAAGAAGAAGGCCGTGCGGCACACCCTGTCCGACCGCCAGGGCAACCGGGTCGACCTGCTCAGCCAGCGCACCGGCGGGCGCAAGCAGGGCGTGCGGATCGCCAGCGGCAACGACAAGCTGACCATCAACCTCGACCGCACCAAGACCGAGATCACCGTCGACAGCAAGGGCTCCGTCAGCATCACCGGCAGCCGCTCGGTGTCGGTGGACGCGGGCACCGACCTGTCGCTGAGCGCCAGACGCTCCCTGACCATCAAGAGCGGCGGCCCCCTCAGCATCCAGGGCGGCAGCACGATCAACATGCGCAGCGGGGGCCTGGTCGGAGTCAACGCGGGAGGCGCCCTGAACCTGGGGGCGGGCGGCGCCGCGACGCTGAGCGCCGGGGCCGCGACGACCATCTCCGGCACCGTCAACGTGCAGATCAACTCCGTCATGACGCGGGTCATCGGCGCGACCTTCGAGGTCAAGACCCCCATCTTCAAGGTCGCGACGATCCCCGTGCCGGGCCTGTGA
- a CDS encoding phage tail sheath subtilisin-like domain-containing protein yields the protein MPSYLSPGVYVEEVASGSRPIEGVGTSVAAFVGLAPTGPLNEPTLVTNWTQYVAAFGDFTGGYYLAHSVYGFFNNGGSAAYVVRVGGSAEDAAADGSVNGAAAPAAVTGSTAKALPAAEPKQLGTFAVTATAAGQSGPLTVEVADPEGEGPAERFKLIVKDGDKPVETFDVSAKKGNRSYVVTQVKERSKLITVTEAAPSAQLVRPENQSLTLPAPPSAAPAVPAGQAESAHPGPAQYLGDSSDRTGFGGLEAIDEISMVAVPDLMAAYQRGAIDLEAVKAVQLGLIAHCELMGDRVAIIDPPPNQNARQIRVWRQETAGYDSKYAALYYPWIKSFDPATGQSRLVPPSGHVAGIWARNDSERGVHKAPANEVVRGAVDLELQITRGEQDLLNPIGVNCIRSFPGRGIRVWGARTLSSDPAWRYLNIRRYFNYLEESILIGTQWVVFEPNDHNLWARIRRNVSAFLVNEWRNGALFGQSPDQAYYVKCDEETNPPESVDLGRVVCEIGIAPVKPAEFVIFRLAQFSSGGGELDE from the coding sequence ATGCCGTCCTACCTGTCGCCCGGCGTCTACGTCGAGGAGGTGGCCAGCGGCTCGCGCCCGATCGAGGGAGTGGGCACGTCGGTGGCGGCCTTCGTCGGTCTCGCCCCGACCGGCCCGCTGAACGAGCCCACGCTGGTGACCAACTGGACGCAGTACGTCGCGGCCTTCGGTGACTTCACCGGCGGGTACTACCTCGCGCACTCCGTCTACGGGTTCTTCAACAACGGCGGCTCGGCCGCCTACGTTGTCCGCGTCGGCGGCTCGGCCGAGGACGCCGCCGCCGACGGCTCGGTCAACGGCGCCGCCGCCCCCGCGGCCGTCACCGGCAGCACCGCCAAGGCGCTGCCGGCCGCCGAGCCCAAGCAGCTCGGCACCTTCGCCGTGACGGCCACCGCGGCCGGCCAGAGCGGCCCGCTGACCGTCGAGGTCGCCGACCCCGAGGGCGAGGGCCCCGCCGAGCGCTTCAAGCTGATCGTCAAGGACGGCGACAAGCCGGTCGAGACCTTCGACGTGAGCGCCAAGAAGGGCAACCGCTCCTACGTCGTCACGCAGGTCAAGGAGCGCTCCAAGCTCATCACCGTGACCGAGGCCGCGCCGTCCGCGCAGCTGGTCCGGCCGGAGAACCAGAGCCTGACGCTGCCGGCGCCGCCGTCCGCCGCCCCCGCCGTTCCGGCCGGGCAGGCCGAGAGCGCGCACCCCGGCCCCGCCCAGTACCTCGGCGACTCCTCGGACCGCACCGGCTTCGGCGGCCTGGAGGCGATCGACGAGATCTCCATGGTCGCGGTGCCCGACCTGATGGCCGCCTACCAGCGCGGCGCGATCGACCTGGAGGCCGTCAAGGCCGTCCAGCTCGGCCTGATAGCCCACTGCGAGCTGATGGGCGACCGCGTCGCGATCATCGACCCGCCGCCGAACCAGAACGCCCGCCAGATCCGCGTCTGGCGCCAGGAGACGGCCGGCTACGACTCCAAGTACGCCGCCCTGTACTACCCCTGGATCAAGTCGTTCGACCCGGCCACCGGCCAGTCCCGCCTGGTCCCGCCGAGCGGTCACGTCGCCGGCATCTGGGCCCGCAACGACTCCGAGCGCGGTGTGCACAAGGCCCCCGCCAACGAGGTGGTCCGCGGCGCCGTCGACCTGGAGCTGCAGATCACCCGCGGTGAGCAGGACCTGCTCAACCCGATCGGCGTCAACTGCATCCGCTCCTTCCCGGGCCGCGGCATCCGCGTCTGGGGTGCCCGCACCCTCTCCTCCGACCCGGCGTGGCGCTACCTGAACATCCGCAGGTACTTCAACTACCTGGAGGAGTCGATCCTGATCGGCACCCAGTGGGTGGTGTTCGAGCCGAACGACCACAACCTCTGGGCCCGCATCCGCCGCAACGTCTCCGCGTTCCTGGTCAACGAGTGGCGCAACGGCGCCCTCTTCGGCCAGAGCCCCGACCAGGCCTACTACGTCAAGTGCGACGAGGAGACCAACCCGCCGGAGTCCGTCGACCTCGGCCGGGTCGTCTGCGAGATCGGCATCGCGCCGGTCAAGCCCGCCGAGTTCGTCATCTTCCGGCTCGCCCAGTTCTCCAGCGGCGGCGGCGAACTGGACGAGTAG
- a CDS encoding GPW/gp25 family protein encodes MAEQFVGSGWSFPLRIGPTGGIALVSGEQEVEEAMRLILATAPGERPMRPEFGCAIHDLVFAPVNEQTAGRIQHEVYVTLDRWEPRIEVHDVDVTTGEEQNVLFIDVRYSIRGTNNPRSLVFPFYVIPSHDEPDLPDAPAGLPGSPESDR; translated from the coding sequence ATGGCCGAACAGTTCGTCGGCTCCGGCTGGTCGTTCCCCCTGCGCATCGGGCCGACCGGCGGGATCGCCCTCGTCAGCGGCGAGCAGGAGGTGGAGGAGGCCATGCGGCTCATCCTCGCCACCGCGCCCGGGGAGCGGCCGATGCGCCCGGAGTTCGGCTGCGCCATCCACGACCTCGTCTTCGCGCCCGTCAACGAGCAGACGGCCGGCCGCATCCAGCACGAGGTGTATGTCACCCTGGACCGCTGGGAACCACGCATCGAGGTCCACGACGTCGACGTCACCACCGGCGAGGAACAGAACGTCCTCTTCATCGACGTCCGTTACTCGATCCGCGGCACCAACAACCCGCGCAGCCTCGTCTTCCCGTTCTACGTCATCCCCTCCCACGACGAGCCCGACCTCCCCGACGCGCCGGCCGGCCTCCCGGGCTCTCCCGAAAGCGACCGCTGA
- a CDS encoding eCIS core domain-containing protein, with protein MVRAHEEAADQQAARGGRAPHRAAPAPTTGVRGAPMTPATALALQSTAGNAAVQRVVARDAHQHGPGCGHTVQRRIDPDAHQHGAGCGHDGIDDRSPEGQHQLLQEAKESPSSTLPGSFLDKAVPFYDNPALAGARMHTGPVAQRATAAMGAEAMTIGMDVFLGPSAIGNEEILAHEASHLDKNSRGITETGSGSGGSPAVTDPGQGSEVAAVNDGAAFKAGHTTAPSLVAQRSVADQVEDAE; from the coding sequence ATGGTGCGCGCGCACGAGGAAGCCGCCGACCAGCAGGCCGCCCGGGGCGGCCGCGCTCCGCACCGGGCCGCGCCCGCGCCCACCACCGGAGTGCGCGGAGCGCCGATGACCCCGGCGACCGCCCTGGCGCTCCAGAGCACCGCGGGCAACGCCGCCGTCCAGCGCGTCGTCGCCCGGGATGCGCACCAGCACGGCCCCGGCTGCGGGCACACCGTCCAGCGTCGCATCGACCCGGACGCGCACCAGCACGGCGCGGGATGCGGGCACGACGGGATCGACGACCGGAGCCCCGAGGGGCAGCACCAGCTCCTGCAGGAGGCCAAGGAGTCGCCCAGCTCGACGCTCCCCGGCTCCTTCCTCGACAAGGCGGTGCCGTTCTACGACAATCCCGCCCTCGCCGGCGCCCGCATGCACACGGGCCCGGTCGCCCAGCGCGCGACGGCGGCGATGGGGGCCGAGGCCATGACGATCGGCATGGACGTGTTCCTCGGCCCGTCCGCCATCGGCAACGAGGAGATCCTCGCCCACGAGGCCAGCCACCTCGACAAGAACAGCCGGGGAATCACGGAGACGGGCAGCGGGAGTGGCGGCAGCCCCGCCGTCACCGACCCGGGCCAGGGTTCCGAGGTCGCGGCCGTGAACGACGGAGCGGCCTTCAAGGCCGGGCACACCACCGCCCCGTCCCTCGTCGCCCAGCGATCGGTCGCGGACCAGGTGGAGGACGCGGAGTAG
- a CDS encoding RICIN domain-containing protein, translating to MSLWTSLEPASATVDPGSSTRVRLRVRNTGDVVDEYRFEPVGDVAPWTTVEPQTLRLYPGTTGTVELTFAPPRTSDAVAGPNPYAVRILPTEHPDAVTVPEGNLTITAFTEVRAELVPPTVKGRFRGRPRLAVDNLGNTKVTASIAGSDHGDHLSYEVRPGNVQIEPGRAAFVETTLKPKRIIWFGAKEERPYTLAVRRSGVDPTEIEGTYVQRGFLPRWLATFFGIFLALAIAFVMIWIAYKPQVRTSATEQTEQAGVALAPSPSATPETLPSSAESAPEAEPEQPASEKPENDGAGDGGGGDGGDKGGGGESKKPAKPDVVPAMNVMLRNATTHMCADIPGRDKGKINGIVQQANCHEEGDNEFWNLEVKYENGGPNGAKLFQIRNVTDQLCMDLGEYGARPEGTGVAEFHCNGTKADNQLWWIDKQASGDYWIRNFASAHKCLNVKGQNGGTETPLNIATCTNTDDQEWEIIHPSKD from the coding sequence GTGAGCCTGTGGACTTCGCTGGAGCCCGCGTCCGCGACTGTGGACCCCGGCAGTAGTACGCGTGTGCGCCTGAGGGTGCGTAATACCGGTGACGTGGTGGATGAGTACCGGTTCGAGCCAGTGGGGGATGTGGCTCCCTGGACGACGGTGGAGCCGCAGACGCTGCGGTTGTATCCGGGTACCACGGGGACGGTGGAGCTGACGTTCGCTCCTCCCCGCACCTCCGACGCGGTGGCGGGGCCGAATCCGTATGCGGTGCGGATTCTTCCGACGGAGCATCCGGATGCGGTGACGGTTCCGGAGGGGAACCTGACGATCACGGCGTTCACCGAGGTGCGGGCCGAGTTGGTGCCGCCGACGGTGAAGGGCCGGTTCCGGGGCCGGCCGCGGCTCGCGGTGGACAACCTGGGCAATACGAAGGTGACGGCGTCGATCGCGGGCAGTGATCATGGTGATCATCTGTCGTACGAGGTGCGGCCGGGGAATGTGCAGATCGAGCCGGGTCGTGCGGCGTTCGTGGAGACGACGCTGAAGCCGAAGCGGATCATCTGGTTCGGTGCGAAGGAGGAGCGGCCGTACACGCTGGCCGTGCGCCGGTCCGGGGTTGATCCGACGGAGATCGAGGGGACGTATGTCCAGCGCGGGTTTCTGCCGCGTTGGCTGGCGACGTTCTTCGGGATCTTCCTGGCGTTGGCGATCGCGTTCGTGATGATCTGGATCGCGTACAAGCCGCAGGTCCGTACGAGTGCGACGGAGCAGACCGAGCAGGCGGGTGTGGCGCTGGCGCCCAGTCCGAGCGCGACTCCGGAGACGCTCCCCAGCAGTGCCGAGTCCGCCCCCGAGGCGGAGCCCGAGCAGCCGGCCTCCGAGAAGCCCGAGAACGACGGCGCCGGTGACGGCGGTGGAGGCGACGGCGGCGACAAGGGCGGCGGCGGGGAGTCCAAGAAGCCCGCCAAGCCGGACGTGGTCCCCGCCATGAACGTCATGCTGCGCAACGCCACCACCCATATGTGCGCCGACATCCCCGGACGGGACAAGGGCAAGATCAACGGAATCGTCCAGCAGGCCAACTGCCACGAAGAGGGCGACAACGAGTTCTGGAACCTCGAGGTCAAGTACGAGAACGGCGGTCCCAACGGGGCCAAGCTCTTCCAGATCCGGAACGTCACGGACCAGCTGTGCATGGACCTCGGTGAATACGGTGCTCGCCCGGAGGGAACGGGGGTCGCCGAGTTCCACTGCAACGGCACCAAGGCGGACAACCAGCTGTGGTGGATCGACAAGCAGGCGAGCGGCGACTACTGGATCCGCAACTTCGCCAGTGCCCACAAGTGCCTGAACGTGAAGGGCCAGAACGGTGGCACCGAGACTCCGCTGAACATCGCCACCTGCACCAACACCGACGACCAGGAGTGGGAGATCATCCACCCGTCGAAGGACTGA
- a CDS encoding flagellar biosynthesis protein FlhF, translating into MPPPVQRATAQAFAPTTPPFTATTTAAATSATPPFTALTPPATSATPPFAALATSAVPPFAAAATEAAPAAPHLTPPALPGGGGAAPPVVQRAPAKAVPLRKPVSPGAATGAPLPVAPLTPPRPSAARPEMPVATQAGPADTTPDTAPPGAVSGDMPPVQRFSFRRSRRAGHTTAALASATAATVVDNLTRLDPPPSRPGPDEPPPPYSDPPPPYEAGAGAPPPDGPPPAYTAVPEGGFDPRQLTDFQLDELVHRIIGRVTRLVRTELRMDRERIGRLRDPR; encoded by the coding sequence GTGCCCCCGCCCGTACAGCGGGCCACCGCCCAGGCCTTCGCGCCCACGACACCGCCCTTCACGGCCACGACCACGGCCGCCGCCACATCCGCCACACCGCCCTTCACGGCCCTGACCCCGCCCGCCACATCCGCCACACCGCCCTTCGCCGCCCTGGCCACGTCCGCCGTCCCGCCCTTCGCGGCAGCGGCCACGGAAGCGGCCCCGGCGGCGCCGCACCTCACGCCCCCGGCGCTGCCCGGTGGCGGCGGGGCGGCGCCTCCCGTCGTCCAGCGCGCGCCCGCCAAGGCCGTACCCCTGCGCAAGCCCGTGTCCCCCGGCGCCGCCACCGGAGCCCCGCTCCCGGTGGCCCCGCTGACACCGCCCCGGCCGTCGGCGGCCCGGCCCGAGATGCCCGTCGCCACGCAGGCGGGGCCCGCGGACACCACGCCGGACACGGCACCGCCCGGCGCCGTGTCCGGCGACATGCCGCCGGTCCAGCGGTTCTCCTTCCGCCGTTCCCGCCGCGCCGGACACACCACCGCCGCCCTGGCCTCCGCCACGGCCGCCACCGTGGTGGACAACCTGACCCGGCTGGACCCCCCGCCGTCCCGGCCCGGCCCGGACGAACCGCCGCCCCCGTACAGCGACCCCCCGCCGCCGTACGAGGCGGGCGCGGGCGCACCGCCCCCCGACGGTCCCCCGCCCGCGTACACGGCGGTCCCCGAGGGCGGGTTCGACCCGCGTCAACTCACCGACTTCCAGCTCGACGAACTGGTGCACCGGATCATCGGCCGCGTCACCCGTCTCGTCCGCACCGAACTGCGTATGGACCGCGAACGGATCGGCAGACTGCGCGACCCGCGCTGA
- a CDS encoding CIS tube protein: protein MAKSSKGAGKSLVRANLAIHEPPTGKSTSPGGLIKRFPFEFNPAQLSISQRSQWKATPTAAVRKAAKPQFMGAEPREMTLEIFLDSSMKPGGNTVMKKVESLLICCEVTAKSLAAKQPSPPWVIFEWGSFSTARFNAYVASIETQYTLFGTAGVPIRATCQMGLVEIPGPTPNQNPTSGALTAQRVHRVVAGDSLQSLAWSEYGSANAWRVIAEANGIDDPSHLPTGTELILPATEEVPH, encoded by the coding sequence ATGGCCAAGAGCAGCAAGGGCGCCGGCAAGAGCCTCGTACGCGCCAACCTCGCCATCCACGAGCCGCCCACCGGCAAGTCCACCTCGCCCGGTGGGCTGATCAAGCGGTTCCCGTTCGAGTTCAACCCGGCGCAGCTCTCGATCAGTCAGCGCTCCCAGTGGAAGGCGACCCCGACGGCGGCCGTGCGGAAGGCCGCGAAGCCGCAGTTCATGGGCGCCGAGCCGCGGGAGATGACCCTGGAGATCTTCCTGGACTCCTCCATGAAGCCCGGCGGCAACACCGTGATGAAGAAGGTCGAGTCGCTGCTGATCTGCTGCGAGGTCACCGCCAAGAGCCTGGCCGCCAAGCAGCCGTCACCGCCCTGGGTGATCTTCGAGTGGGGCTCGTTCTCCACGGCCCGGTTCAACGCCTACGTCGCCTCCATCGAGACCCAGTACACGCTCTTCGGCACCGCCGGCGTCCCCATCCGCGCCACCTGCCAGATGGGCCTGGTGGAGATTCCCGGCCCCACCCCGAACCAGAACCCGACCTCCGGCGCCCTCACCGCCCAGCGCGTGCACCGGGTCGTCGCGGGGGACTCGCTCCAGTCGCTGGCCTGGAGCGAGTACGGCAGCGCCAACGCGTGGCGGGTGATCGCCGAGGCCAACGGCATCGACGACCCGTCCCACCTGCCGACCGGTACCGAACTCATCCTGCCGGCCACCGAGGAGGTGCCTCACTGA
- a CDS encoding DUF6760 family protein, whose translation MTYATDRLHEEIAYVAYHFHWSLEAILDLEHQDRRRYTDQIASLVTRGTAEG comes from the coding sequence GTGACGTACGCGACCGACCGGCTGCACGAGGAGATCGCGTACGTCGCCTACCACTTCCACTGGAGCCTGGAGGCGATCCTGGACCTGGAACACCAGGACCGCCGCCGGTACACGGACCAGATCGCGTCCCTCGTGACGCGAGGCACGGCGGAGGGCTGA